A part of Brettanomyces bruxellensis chromosome 3, complete sequence genomic DNA contains:
- a CDS encoding uncharacterized protein (BUSCO:EOG092608T8): MSSEKKQRLTSSYTISNDLQQTLTEDFENSSRPDALSKRAQQRLLRSGENDYDRKKYVLFEQASSERDFKYGELSGHGAVEDSVKSNKIDKGIKTVDSKANGEQVTQNNGDRTPPRITSGDRTPPRVSSGDKTPPRKMRKKSARKSLWDVKPEDLELSQPISATRQVDETLQDYSDDTKLKQEILQKMPVIDGIPLSDKVLDELLPPGFKTVPVPSNYELRSLDMPDLSTLSYGEGNVNDGYTIPEESHMALEMRSSVNPDLIHDVPGLHPLMYFKESDVAVFGKLIETRTIPDSELSSDELKERQCMKLILSIKNSEPNVRKISLRQLMVKTRTFGPKVIFDIVLPLLMSKSLEEEERHLLVKIIGRVMFALDIMVRPYTRKILIVIMPLLIDENQYAREEARAIVSNLAKAVGLAYMISTLRVDIDHPDDYVRNLVSVTFAVVASSLGLQVVLPFLKAICNSKKSWLARHTGVRIIRQIPALMGPRILPHLDGLVNCVLTNVEDQYLTVRTTAASAIASLARASKPYGFESFEPVIEPLLTALKRHRGRSLAAFLEALGSLIPLMDEEYGNYYARQVLRVVSRQLSSPEIQMKYAILRIIEICCSTDSLSKELFTDENFLDDFFSNFWTRRSALEKKTSNMCISACYSLSLKVGAVAVVDRILITLKDSSETFREMALNTISMIIRKQGSFELTDRTVSRLLDGIVYCIQHQGLETDGKIVTDGFGYITESLGIRMKPHNISVISALLYRLKNKEGSVREQAADMIEKSISVLALCSEEDLLIRLGTILYESLGEVYPFVLGSILGALRAVIKNVKSLDVLSPPISQILATLTPILRNKHLKVQRNVIDLIADIAERAKDYINHREWMRISFELLEMLKAPVKKVRMSANKAFGLIAQAIGPSDVLVTLLNNLRVQERQLRVCTAVAIGIVAKVCLPYTVLPALMNEYRYPDKNVQNGILKSLAFMFEYIGDEGADYIYATTPLLVEALTGRGLIHRQTAASVVKHMALGSMGLGYEDAFINFLNLLWPNIFETSPHVITRVVDAIESIRYALGVGILMNYVMPGLFHPARKVRASYWRVYNRMYISSAHAMVPYYPRFERVGAEVKAEVPKVDEHPEDLGISELDIWI, from the coding sequence ATGAGTTCtgagaagaagcagagaCTAACATCATCGTACACTATCTCTAATGATTTGCAGCAGACATTAACGGAAGATTTTGAGAACTCGAGTCGACCCGATGCTTTGTCTAAGAGAGCTCAACAAAGACTGTTGCGATCTGGCGAAAATGATTAtgatagaaaaaaatatgttttgTTTGAGCAGGCATCAAGTGAGAGAGACTTCAAGTATGGCGAACTATCTGGACATGGAGCGGTGGAAGATTCTGTCAAGTCGAATAAGATAGATAAAGGCATTAAGACTGTGGATAGCAAAGCGAACGGGGAGCAAGTAACACAAAACAATGGCGATCGAACTCCTCCTAGAATCACATCTGGTGATCGGACACCTCCTAGAGTGTCGTCCGGGGATAAGACACCGCCAAGaaagatgagaaaaaagtcTGCAAGGAAAAGTTTGTGGGATGTGAAACCGGAGGACTTGGAGTTAAGCCAACCAATTTCGGCAACGAGACAAGTAGACGAAACTTTACAAGACTACTCAGATGATACAAAACTAAAGCAGGAAATCCTTCAGAAGATGCCTGTTATTGATGGTATACCCTTGTCTGATAAAGTGCTTGATGAATTACTTCCGCCTGGCTTCAAGACGGTGCCGGTTCCTTCAAATTATGAACTCAGATCTTTGGATATGCCCGATCTTTCGACCCTGAGTTATGGTGAGGGAAACGTTAATGATGGGTATACCATACCTGAAGAAAGCCATATGGCATTAGAGATGCGCAGTTCCGTTAATCCAGATTTAATTCATGACGTCCCTGGCTTGCATCCGTTAATGTACTTCAAGGAGTCAGATGTGGCTGTTTTTGGAAAGTTAATTGAAACTCGAACCATTCCAGATTCTGAGTTATCATCCGATGAGTTAAAAGAGAGGCAGTGCATGAAGTTGATTTTGAGTATTAAAAACTCCGAACCAAATGTGAGGAAGATAAGTCTACGGCAATTGATGGTCAAGACAAGAACGTTTGGTCCTAAGGtgatatttgatattgTTCTTCCCCTTCTTATGAGCAAGTCtttggaggaagaagaacgACATCTATTGGTTAAAATTATTGGCCGTGTTATGTTTGCTCTTGACATTATGGTCCGGCCTTACACAAGGAAAATCTTAATAGTTATCATGCCACTTCTCATTGATGAGAATCAGTACGCTAGGGAAGAAGCCCGTGCTATCGTTTCAAATCTTGCAAAAGCCGTTGGACTAGCATATATGATATCTACCTTGCGTGTGGATATAGATCACCCCGATGATTACGTTCGTAACCTTGTTTCGGTCACATTTGCAGTTGTTGCGTCCTCACTTGGCCTACAGGTTGTGCTTCCCTTTCTGAAAGCTATATGCAATTCGAAAAAGAGTTGGTTGGCTCGTCATACTGGAGTCAGAATAATCAGGCAAATTCCAGCATTAATGGGTCCCCGTATCCTTCCCCACCTTGATGGTCTCGTTAACTGTGTTCTAACAAATGTCGAGGATCAGTATCTCACTGTACGAACAACAGCTGCTTCAGCAATAGCCTCGTTGGCCAGGGCTTCGAAACCATATGGTTTTGAGTCTTTTGAACCGGTTATCGAACCATTACTCACGGCTTTGAAGCGTCACAGAGGTCGCAGTTTAGCCGCTTTTCTTGAAGCCTTGGGTTCTTTGATTCCTCTCATGGATGAAGAGTATGGCAATTATTATGCAAGACAAGTCCTAAGGGTTGTCTCAAGACAACTTTCCTCACCGGAGATTCAAATGAAATATGCTATTCTGCGCATCATCGAAATTTGTTGTTCGACGGATTCATTATCAAAGGAGCTTTTCACTGATGAGAATTTTCTTGATGACTTTTTCTCTAATTTCTGGACTCGTAGGTCagctttggaaaagaaaacctCAAATATGTGTATCTCTGCTTGCTACTCTTTATCATTAAAAGTTGGTGCCGTGGCAGTTGTTGACCGAATTCTCATTACTTTGAAAGATAGTTCGGAGACTTTTCGGGAGATGGCACTCAATACAATAAGCATGATAATCCGAAAGCAAGGTAGTTTTGAACTTACTGACCGGACTGTTAGCCGTCTGCTAGATGGCATAGTTTATTGTATTCAGCATCAAGGATTGGAAACGGATGGAAAGATTGTCACAGATGGATTCGGTTATATTACGGAAAGTTTGGGTATACGAATGAAGCCGCATAACATATCCGTCATCAGTGCTTTGTTATACcgattgaaaaataaagaaggcAGCGTAAGAGAGCAGGCTGCCGATATGATAGAGAAATCCATTTCTGTTTTAGCTCTGTGCAGTGAAGAAGATCTCTTGATCCGTTTGGGAACAATTCTTTACGAGTCTCTTGGGGAGGTTTATCCCTTTGTTTTAGGATCCATTCTTGGTGCTTTAAGAGCAGTTATAAAGAATGTAAAATCCTTGGATGTATTAAGTCCTCCGATTTCACAAATTTTGGCGACATTGACGCCAATTCTTCGAAATAAACATTTGAAAGTTCAAAGAAACGTTATAGATTTAATTGCTGATATCGCAGAACGAGCAAAAGATTATATTAATCATCGTGAATGGATGagaatttcttttgaattgtTGGAAATGCTAAAGGCTCCTGTTAAAAAAGTGCGGATGTCTGCCAATAAAGCATTTGGTCTTATTGCTCAGGCAATTGGACCTTCTGATGTTCTTGTCACACTTTTAAATAATCTTCGTGTTCAAGAAAGACAACTTCGTGTTTGTACCGCTGTTGCCATTGGTATTGTTGCGAAGGTGTGCCTTCCATACACTGTGTTACCTGCTCTTATGAATGAGTATAGATATCCGGACAAAAATGTTCAAAATGGTATTCTCAAATCGTTAGCTTTTATGTTTGAGTATATTGGGGATGAGGGGGCTGATTATATCTATGCGACGACACCATTGCTTGTTGAAGCATTAACAGGAAGAGGATTAATTCATAGGCAAACGGCCGCAAGCGTTGTAAAGCATATGGCATTAGGAAGTATGGGACTCGGTTATGAGGATGctttcattaattttttgaatttgttatggccaaatatatttgagACATCGCCACATGTGATTACACGTGTTGTTGATGCTATAGAGAGTATACGATATGCTCTTGGGGTTGGTATACTGATGAACTACGTCATGCCTGGACTTTTTCACCCTGCGCGAAAAGTGAGGGCGTCTTATTGGCGAGTTTATAATAGAATGTATATTTCATCTGCTCATGCAATGGTCCCATATTATCCGAGGTTTGAGAGAGTTGGTGCGGAGGTCAAGGCTGAAGTTCCGAAAGTGGACGAGCATCCAGAAGATCTTGGTATTTCAGAGCTAGACATCTGGATTTAA
- a CDS encoding uncharacterized protein (BUSCO:EOG092645OU) — protein sequence MDSQAVAQQMEISKLLNKQINVAQMECKNLTIQLSRIKQNGRDATLQSLANNCGQSLSAVNLRRYRTLKGHFDKVADIAWLPDGRHIVSASQDGFLLVWDSTNGFKKELIELDDPWVMCCDVSHDGRLVATGGLENACIVYKMSVKGTGPQQQSPLGADGSRKSSLLSVFKGHKEYISGLSFLAGSSSQIVTCSGDRSSILWDTTKGGKVSTFYGHLGDVLSLSPNPTDPNIFVTCSCDRRALLWDKRSPVSVRRYVSADNCDASVVRFFPDGHSFACGSDDGTIKLFDLRSDGDIATYGIENVRQYAMHNNIAPISMSPKSFSSNEEAKIAMGSIAGSMESSLESSIDNPGVISMSFSKSGRLMLTSYAEYSSVMITDTITGQILGSMGGHSDVVSSICVSEDGLGVATGSRDYTVNIWSV from the coding sequence ATGGACTCCCAAGCTGTTGCACAACAAATGGAAATTTCAAAACTGCTGAATAAGCAGATAAATGTCGCTCAAATGGAGTGCAAAAACCTAACCATACAGCTCTCCagaataaagcaaaatgGCAGGGATGCTACCTTACAATCACTGGCCAATAACTGTGGTCAATCATTGAGTGCGGTTAATCTCCGGAGGTATCGTACTTTGAAGGGACATTTTGATAAGGTTGCTGATATTGCATGGCTCCCTGATGGAAGGCACATTGTTAGCGCGTCGCAAGATGGCTTTCTTCTCGTCTGGGATTCAACAAACGggttcaaaaaagaattaattGAACTGGATGACCCATGGGTAATGTGCTGTGACGTTTCACATGATGGGAGACTTGTTGCCACCGGTGGGTTGGAAAATGCCTGCATAGTTTATAAGATGTCGGTTAAGGGGACTGGCCCACAGCAGCAGTCTCCATTAGGAGCAGATGGAAGCAGGAAAAGCTCTTTGCTATCAGTCTTCAAAGGTCATAAAGAGTATATATCGGGACTTTCATTTCTTGCCGGTTCATCTTCGCAAATTGTTACTTGTTCCGGTGATCGCTCTTCCATACTATGGGACACAacaaaaggaggaaaagtTTCAACATTTTATGGGCATTTGGGAGACGTGTTATCATTATCACCTAATCCGACAGATCCCAACATATTTGTGACATGCTCGTGTGATCGTAGGGCACTCCTTTGGGATAAAAGATCGCCTGTAAGTGTTCGTCGGTATGTATCAGCAGATAATTGCGATGCATCCGTTGTGCGATTTTTCCCCGATGGTCATAGCTTTGCCTGTGGTTCGGATGATGGCACGATCAAGCTTTTTGACTTACGTTCGGATGGAGATATTGCGACATATGGTATTGAGAATGTTAGACAATATGCTATGCACAATAACATAGCTCCAATATCAATGTCACCAAAgtcattttcttccaatgAAGAGGCAAAAATAGCGATGGGCTCGATAGCCGGATCTATGGAATCGTCGCTCGAATCTTCCATTGATAATCCAGGTGTTATATCGATGTCCTTCAGTAAGAGTGGCCGTTTGATGTTAACATCATATGCGGAGTATAGTAGTGTGATGATCACAGATACTATAACAGGACAAATTCTTGGCTCCATGGGTGGTCATTCGGATGTTGTCAGTAGTATATGTGTTTCTGAGGATGGACTTGGGGTTGCAACTGGAAGCAGGGATTACACAGTTAACATATGGTCGGTATAG
- a CDS encoding uncharacterized protein (SECRETED:SignalP(1-18)) produces MKFLSAIIFSGLITLANCYNKKVEGFNFDIVKDEDFLKNYNTSIQSTSNKSIVYITLEPTTIFITVTKTVQFNYGSRTSIGSSHPQSGHKITTTKGRYLINDTIATTTESARKSTVSPSTLNTNTVSSSNINNVAKYSFLSTSTNGGIYFDTTDKPNILSSAIKPLHQASTEDISDNFGSSDLEGSTISSANKIEFGSVDQNQEWNTVQSSYAHDQYKDSLYIGNDVDNVGYQKDHNNSNSFDNYDTSNQFREYYNMTTSISYDHLPDSEFDFSNGANANKFATNFIWDIGIYIFPFSFLLFTLAL; encoded by the coding sequence atgaagtttCTCTCTGCGATCATTTTCAGTGGTTTGATCACGCTTGCAAACTGctataataaaaaagtggaaGGCTTTAACTTTGACATTGTGAAAGATGAGGATTTCTTAAAGAATTACAATACTTCAATTCAAAGTACCAGCAATAAATCAATTGTGTATATTACGTTGGAACCCACAACCATTTTTATTACCGTTACAAAAACCGTACAGTTTAATTATGGGAGCCGAACTTCCATTGGATCAAGCCATCCACAAAGTGGTCACAAAATAACAACCACAAAAGGGAGATATTTAATTAATGATACGATTGCCACAACTACCGAGAGTGCAAGAAAGTCCACAGTTAGCCCGAGTACACTTAATACAAATACCGTGTCGTCAAGCAACATAAATAATGTTGCAAAATACAGCTTTCTCTCAACTTCGACGAACGGAGGTATATATTTCGACACTACTGATAAGCCAAACATTCTATCATCAGCCATAAAACCATTACATCAGGCTAGCACTGAAGATATCTCTGATAATTTTGGATCATCCGATCTAGAAGGCAGTACAATATCTTCtgcaaataaaatagaattTGGCAGCGTTGATCAGAATCAAGAGTGGAATACTGTGCAGTCATCCTATGCTCATGATCAATATAAGGATAGCTTATACATAGGAAATGATGTTGATAATGTTGGATATCAGAAAGATCATAACAACTCTAATTCCTTTGATAATTATGATACCTCTAATCAATTCCGGGAATATTATAACATGACCACATCCATTTCGTATGATCATCTTCCGGATTCAGAGTTTGATTTTAGTAATGGAGCAAATGCAAACAAGTTTGCTACCAATTTTATATGGGATATCGGCATTTACATTTTcccattttcatttttacttttcacATTGGCCCTTTGA